In Dehalobacter sp., the genomic stretch AAGCTCGCTGGAACATTGAGAGGGCATGGCCAAGCAAATACGACCCTATGGACTTCAATGCCAAAGGGAATGATGTAGGCATAGAGACTATGGAAATTGTCCACGAGGGCTTCAAGAGGGTTTCTTGAAAGTGCTAACATCTTTTTAGCGAAATTTGAGGGGGAATTTTTCTGGGATTTCAAACAGAATTTGATTTTACCCTGCCTAAAGGCTATGTGGATATCGATGGGAACCTCCATAATAAAGGTATCATGAGATTGGCAACAGCTGCGGATGAGATCCATCCCCTGAAGGACCCGAGGGTCAAATCTAATCCTGCATATCTGACCATAATCCTGCTTTCAAGGGTTATTACAAAACTCGGGTCCCTTGAAAGCATCAATCCGGCCGTAATAGAGAACCTTTTTGCCTCGGACCTAGCGTACCTGCAGGATTTGTATTCAAGGATCAATGAAAACGATACAAACGAAATCCAGGCAGTCTGCCCGAAGTGCGGACATAAATTCGATTTGGAGGAGCTTGAACAGGGGGAATAATCGGCTACCCCCTTGACAGATTGTATGAGGAGGTAGCCTTTATTGCCTATCATTTTCACTGGCCCTATCAAGAGATCATGAATCTTGAACATAGGGATCGCCAGCGCTGGTGTGAAGAAATCTCAAAGATTAACCAGCGCCTGAGTAAGGACCGCGAAAGAAGTATCCTCGAGGTCGAATAATGGAAGGTGAAGTAAGGAAAATGGCGGTGAACTACCCCAATCTGTTTTATTAGGAGTCCAGAAGGGGGTATTCCCACTTACTGAAACAAGAAGAATAGGCAGTTTTGTAGTTTTATGCAGGGACTTATAAAAGGTTATACGCAGGGGTTTATGGAGGGGAGATATAATAATGACAGGTACGGCAGGGAAATTAGATCCCTTTATGTCTTACCGCTTCCGGGTAGAAATAGAAGGGATTACTATTGCCCAAATGTCTGAAGTAACCGGTCTTCAGTCACAGACTGACACCGAAACTTATGAAGAAGGCGGGGTAAATAATTTCGTGCATATCCTTCCAAAAAGGACTAAATTCAATAACCTGGTTCTCAAACGAGGTATAACCGATCTCGATCAGTTGTGGCAATGGCATCAGGACGTTATTAATGGAAGATTTGAAAGGAAAGATGGAGCCATAGTCCTGATGGATTCGGAAGGGAATGACAGGTGGCGATGGGAATTTTCCGGGGCTTATCCTGTTAGATGGGCTGGGCCCGATCTGAAGGCAGACAGCAGCACAGTAGCCTTTGAGACTGTTGAACTTGCCCATCGGGGTATATGGAAGGGGTAAGGATGAATAAATGGGGAATTTCGGGAACAGGCAGGTCAAATATTATTGTTTCAAACCGTTATTTCCATTCAAGAATTATAGAAAAAAACTCTCAAGGGAAAAAAAAATTCTTTAATTTCCCTTTGCTACTCTTCAGAAAAGATTCAAGGGAGGGTTTTGTCTGGAAAAATAAACTTTTTTTTCCGATTCACTTTCACTTCCCCAGATATATTATTCCTCCGATGTTCCCGAAAACAAGGGTGAAAGCCAAGAACCAGCTTTTGCAGTTCGCTGTCCAGAAGGAAAAAGGGGCACATGATGTACATGAAAAAGTACCACAAATCCAGGACATGATTAAAGAAAAAGATATTACTATTCGGAAAGTGGTACATAGTATTCAAACGGTAATCTATACTTTAATGGGGAAGAATTTCCTGCGCAGTTCAACTACACCTGTAATAAGAAATTCTGTATTTCTTCCAGCTAGGAGAAGCCAAATACCTCTAAATCAGGTTTATCCGGGAAATGGAGTTTCTGGAAAGATTTTCTCTGACGGAAATGCTGTTTTTTGGAGCATTTCTGCCTTAAATCTCAAATCTTTTGTCGGGTTGACAGTTAACCTGAATTCTCACCTTATTGCTCCTTCAGATTCTGTTTTCGATTCAGGGCCCGTTTTGGCTAGATTCTCTGGAAAAGAAGCTTACCATCAGGTTCCTAAAAAAGAGCTAGTTTTTAACTCGACCTCAGGTCTCAGGCAAGAGTTAGAAAGGGAAATGGAAGTGGTCAAAGAGGAACTGTCTCAAGCGGAAGAAGCCTCTAAGGCCAATTATTCCTCAATTTACTCTAAAATGGAGGAAGAATTGAAGAAGCTCGAAATAAACCGAATTTCCGAACAGGTTATACAGCAGATTGTGAGGGATATGAAAATCGAGAAAGAAAGAAGAGGACTCCTATAAATCTGAGAATGAAGTGAAAATATAGGAGAAGATCTCTGTAAACTGGGGGATAAAATGAAGCAAAAACCAAAAAAAGGTTTTATTGAAATTTTCCGGGGGGGAAAAGGGCAACCAAAGCAAATTGAGATCCTTTATTTTCCTCCAGAATATTCAATTGATAAAAGTAATAGTTTTTTGGAGGTTTCAGTTCCTGGGCTTGAAGCCCCTTACCTGCAATACACAAAGGGAAATTCCGGAAGTATTAGCCTCGAAGTATTTTACGATACTTATGAAGAGGGTGGGGTTGACGTCCGAAAATATACCGATCAGCTTGCAAGGCTTATGAACATTGATCCGGAGCTACATGCTCCTCCTGTGCTCCGCTTTATATGGGGTCTGGACTCAAAAGAGCCTTTTTACTGCGTGCTTGAGAAGGTAACCAAACGGTTCACTATGTTCAACTCGGACGGCGTCCCTGTTCGGGCAAAACTTAACATTACTCTCAAGGAATTCAAGGTGGAACTCAACAGTCGTGAAAGAAGCCTCCAGTCTCCTGATAAAACTCATGTTTATACTGTAAAACAGGGAGATAGCCTGTGGCTAATAGCTCACAGGGAATACGGAGATCCAGGGCTCTGGAGGCCTATTGCGCGGGCAAATAATATCGAACATCCGGGGCTGCTCAAGTCCGGTACAGAATTGATTATACCTCCGGTGGAATAAAATATGGCAGAGCCTATTTCATCCGCTGAAATCTACGCCCCTGCTTTTACCGTATTCTGGGCAGACAGCGGCGAAGCTATTCCAAAAAATGAAATCACTGGAATAGAAATAGATGAAGACCTGGAAAACCCGGGGATGTTTCGCATTTCTTTTTATGAGACTCTTGACCTGAAGACCCAGAAATTCAAGTGGCTGGACGCCAAAAGCGTCTCTCCCGGAACCATGCTTGTAATCTCTTTTGGGTATTCTTTCCCTCGAAGGGAAAGCCGAATAACGGGCAGAATTCGGGCACTGTCTCCAAGCTTTTTTTCAGGAGGCCCTCCAACGCTTACTGTTGAAGGGTATGACCTTTCCCATGATCTTAAAAAAACACATTCGGAAGTTAATCTCAATGAAGTAACATATTCGGACGTGGCCAGGGGAATTGCCGAAAAAAACAAACTGGATCCCTCAGGAGTGGAAGATCCGGGGATAGGTCCCTCCAGGAGAATTGAGAGAAAAGTAAATGAAATGGATTATGCTTTCCTGAAGAGACTGGCAGAAGATACAGGGTTTGAATTTTTCATAAGGAACCGAACCCTCTATTTCCGGAAACCAGCCGATGAACGAAAAGGAAGTATGGATTTTGAATATTATAAAAATGTCCTAAGCTTCAGCCCGAGAATGAGTGCTGCAAACGTAGTAAATGAGGTAAGAGTAACAGCCTGGAACGAAAAAAATAAGGAAACCATTTCAGAGACTGCGGAACTCAATGAAATAAAAAGCAGCATCGGGATTCAGGGATTTGCTGATATTGTAGAAGAATCTCAGGGAACCCAAATAAGTGTGAAAATTGAAGGGCGAGTCGTCAGGTCGAGGGAGGAAGCAAAAGCAATTGCCCTCTCAGAGTTAAAAAAGCGAAATATAGGATTCATTACCGGAACTCTCGAATGTGTTGGAAATCCGAATTTGAGACCCGGTATTACCGTGAATATCACAAAAGTAGGGGAACGCTTCAGTGGAGTGTATTATATTATGAAATCAAAGCATGTGCTCGGGGATAACGGGTACAAAACTACCCTTGAAGTCCGGAGGTGTCTTTGATGAATTTAGGCGAACTTTTCGGGGAGGGTAACGAAGGTGAGGCTAAAAATATACAAGGGGTCGCAATTGGCATCGTAACCAATAACCAGGACCCTGAAAAACGTGGCAGAGTAAAAGTAAACCTGCCCTGGAGAGGAGAGAGTGATGAGAGTCACTGGGCAAGAGTCTCGAGTCCGATGGCTGGCAATGGAAGAGGCATGGTATTTTATCCAGAAGTTAACGATGAAGTCCTTGTAGCATTTGAACAGGGAGACGTAAACCATCCGTATATAATCGGAGCCTTATGGAATTCTCAGGATCTCCCTCCCGAAAATAACAGCAGCGGAAAAAATAATATTCGCAAGATAAAGTCAAGGAGCGGGCACGAGCTCACGTTTGACGATACCCCCCAGCAGGAAAAAATTGAAATTAAAACAAAAGGAGGGCACATGATTGTCCTTGATGATTCTTCAGGTCAGGAAAAAATAGAAATTGCTGACAAAACTGGAAATAACAGGATCACGATCGATTCCGTAAAGAATTCGATTGTAATGGAATGTTCTATGCAGCTTACTATTAAGGCCAATATAATTGAGATCGAGGGAACCAGCTCTCTCAGCCTGAAGTCCAATGCTCTTCTTACGATTCAGGGCCTGCCTGTAAAAATAAATTGAGGAAAATAATGCCACCTGCTGCAAGAGTTGGAGATACTACATCACATGGGACTCCTCTTGGGCCTGGTCCCGGAAGCCCGAATGTATTGATAGGAGGAATGCCAGCTTGGAGGGGGACAGCTGACTTCCATGCGTGTCCGCTCTCCTCAGGCCCTGCACCGCATGCAGGAGGAGTGGTTGTGCCAGGCAGTACAACTGTTCTGATCAATAACATGCCAGCTGCACGTCAGGGAGATGCGGTTATCGAGGCGGGACCGCCAAATACTATTGCAGTTGGGTGTCCTACAGTGCTTATAGGATAAAACCTATAGGATAAAACCCGAAACGGAATACGGATTTTGGGGGGGGATTTGATATTAGTATGGATTTTCTTGGTAAAGGATGGAAATTTCCCTTTAACATAAACTATCTTGGAAAGGTGGACATTTCCAGCTACGAGGCGGACATAAAAGAGGCTATTTTCATAATCCTGGGTACTTCACCGGGAGAACGCATTATGCGGCCTGATTTTGGGTGCGGGATCCATGAATATGTTTTTTCCACAATGGATACTCTCAGCCTTAGCCTCATAGAAAACGCCGTAATTGAGGCTCTAACCAGATGGGAGCCTCGTATTGAATTAATCGAGGTTAAGGCGCTACCTGACCTTGCAAACGATGGAAGGCTTTTGATAAACATTGATTACAGGATCAGAACCACAAACACCAGTTTTAATCTGGTGTATCCGTTTTATTTAAAAGAGGGGGTGTAACCTGTGAAAGTTCCTGAAATCAGTCGGCTGGATAGGGATACTGTGCTTCAGGAAATCATTAAAAAAGCTCCCTTCTATCTGCCTGAATGGGAAGCGGAAGCCTCAAAAGATGTAGGGTTTGCTCTTTCAATGATTTTTTCCAATATGGCAGGAACCATTTCTTCCAGGCTAAATGAAGCTCCCAACAAGCATTTTCTATCTTTTCTCGAAATGCTCAATTTTTCCCTGATCCCGGCAAAGCCTGCACGCGCTCCGCTCAGCTTTTTACTGAGTGAGGGAGCTCCCGGAAATGTCCTGATCGAAGCTTCTACTCGGGTTTCTGCCAAAGGTTCTGAAGGAGAAACGGTTATTTTTGAAACTGAAAAAAATATACTTGCAACTCCATCAAAAATGGTGTCCGTATATAGTATAATAACAGAACGGGATGAAATTTTTGATCACTCAAAAGCAGTAAATGGGGAAATTCAAACAGAGCTTTTTGCGGGACAGAAATCTTTACAGAAACATATTCTCTATATAGGGGATGAAGAGCTTTTCAACCTGAAACAAGGCTTTATAGACATCTTTTTTGAAGGAACTGAGAACAGCTTTATAACAGAACTTGCAAAAACGGAGAATGTCTCATGGAAATATGCCGTGGAGATTGCAGAAAAGAAAGATGGAGAAGAGAAGAAAATAAGATGGATTCTTTTCAAGAGTGTAAAAGCTGTACTTGAGAGGAAAAAATTAAAAATAAGGCTGGAAATGGGCCCTGTTGAAGGAGACGGGGCTAAAGAAATCTCCCTGGCTATTACTAAAGTCAAGGTGAACGGGCTTGAGAGCAGGTGGATAAAGTGTACAATAAAGAAATCGAAGATTAACGAATTTACTGGTTTAAACGTGGAAAATATAGAGGTTTCAGTCTCTCCTCAAGAAGTCCTCACAAAAGAAGATTCCATACTAAAGATCCAGGGCATAGGGGACACGTATTATTCCAGGCTTGCAGGAAATGAGACTGAACAGAAGATCAAAACGGTAAGCGAACTCCTGACCTTTAATGATGAAAAACTGGCAAGCCTGCTCCATTCCAGCAAAACAAGAGCTCAGAATATCCTAGAAGCTGCAAGAAAAGGATTTTATGATAAGACTGGGAAATATGAGCTGGACAATAGTAATAATATAGTTCAGGGGATTGATCCGGATTTTCTGTTCTATAATGACGTACCGCTTGATGTTTCCAAAGAAAAGATATATCCTTTTGGAAGCAAACCCCGGCTGAACGACGCTTTTTATATAGGGAGTTCGGAGGCTTTCTCAAAAAAAGGCTATAAAGTCCGTCTGGAATTTGATCTAAAAGCTGGAAGATCTAGTCCAGAGACTGAATCTCCTCAACTTTCCTGGGAGTATTGGGATGGAGAAAGCTGGAACATTCTTGAAATTGTTGGGGGCAATAACAACTTAGCTGAAAACGGTAAATGCCCACCAGATGGAAATATTGAAGAAAGAGTACTATCCAGCATAGAAATTTCTGAAATGCCTCTGGCAAAACCTTCAAGAGTTAACGGCAAAGAGAGTTTCTGGATTCGGGTCAGACTGGTTGGAGGGGATTACGGGAAGGACTTTAAGATTGAAGGAAATAACGTTAGCAATGGCAGTTTTTGCCCTCCTGCAATAAAAAAGTTAAAAATTAATTATTTTAGTTCTGAAAATAAACAGCCAGCCTTCGTTCTTGCTAAAAATAACCTGGAATTCAGGGATTGCCTGAAAGATCTGGGAGTCCGTAAAAGTTTCAGGCCTTTCGAAGCCCTACCGGATAATTCTCCTTCAGTCTATTTCGGGTTTAATAGAGCACTCAAAGAGGGGCCTATGAGCCTTTTCATAGATATTGAGGAGGGTTTCGAGTATCCTGAGACTTTTCTGCCCGAAGTGAAGTGGCAATACCTGGCAGAAGGGGAATTTGGCGGGAAAGATAATCCTGACAGCTGGAAACCGCTCGAAGTCCTGGATGAGACCGCAGGGTTTACAAAAAAGGGGATGCTTCAGTTTGTTGTTCCTGGTAAAATGCTTGCTTCCAGCCTTTTTGGTTCTGAAGAACAATACTGGATTAGAGCACTTGTAACAGGGAAGTTCTTTAAAATAGAGACAAAATCAAGTTTACGATCTCCTGCATACAAACTGTTTCTCAAGAAGGGAAGACCGGAAATATACAGGCTTCTGGATTTCAGGAATGAACTTTCCTCAGAGACAGATGATAAGGAAGCAATTACTGAAAGAATAATTCCCGGAATAGAAGAGTGCAAAAAAGCTTTTGAAATTTTCAACATTGATTTTCAACCTGAAACTGCGCGCGAGCTTCCTCCAAAGGTTCTGGGCTTTTATCTCAATTCGGTCTGGGCTGTCCAGGCTAACACGACCTATAATGAGATACTCGGTTCGGGCAGTGGGGAGCCGGACCAGGAATTTTCTCTTATTCACAGGCCTGTGCTCGAAGAAGAATTGTGGATCAATGAATACGGAAGCATTTCGGAAGAAGAGATAAAAAGCCTTCAAAAAGACCTACAGGAGATAGAAAAGGATAGTGAAGGAAATCTCAAGAAATTCTGGGTGCGATGGAGCAGGGTAGATGATTTCCTTGAATCAAATAAAATAGATCGGCACTATACACTCGATAGGACCGGAGGAAAAGTCCGTTTCGGGAATAGGGTAGAGGGGAGAGTACCTCCTGCAGGCTTTGAGAATATAAAGGCCACCTACAGGAGCGGAGGAGGAAAAGTAGGAAACCTCGAGGCCATGAAAATCTCAAAACTCATGAGATCCATAGCTTTTGTGGACAAGGTTTACAACCCTGTATCTTCAGAAGGCGGTATTGATCCCGAGCAGACGGATGCGCTCATGAAAAGATCTCCTGCTACTCTTAAGCACCGAAACCGTGCAACGGCTGTAAGCGATTATGAGCAGCTCGTAAGGGAAGCTTCCAGCAAGGTTGCCAGGGTGAAGGTGCTGCCTAATTTTAATTCTGAAGGTAAATTCGGTACTGGCTGGGTTACAATTGTCATAGTTCCGGAAGGAACCGGGGCAAAGCCTCTGCCTTCAAGTGAATTAAAGAGAAATGTGAAGAAGTATCTTGAGGCAAGGTGCCCACCTGTGCTGTCCCTGAAGGTAATACCCCCTTTTTATGTTCGCGTGGATATACTTGCAGAAATCTGGACACGCCATATTGACACAATTCCAGTAATTGAAAAAACGGCTATGGAAAAAGTTGCGGACTTTTTGCATCCCCTTACAGGCTACGAGGATGGAAAAGGCTGGAATTTTGGGGATGCACCCTGCATTTCTGACATATATTCGATACTTGAAGGCATCGAAGCTGTGGACTATGTGTTAAGTGTAGAGATCAGGTACTTTGATGGGTCAAAGGTCTTCACGCTGACTGACGCTTCTGTTATTAAATTGCCTGAGTATTCGCTCCCTTATAACGGGGAACATTCAATCACAGTAAAATGGATTAATGGCAACAAGGAGGGGTAAAGCCTGTCCGTACCCGTACCCAATCTCGATGACAGGACATTTGATCAGCTTGTAGAGGAAGCAAGAAAACTCATTCCTGTATATGCCCCGGAATGGACCGACCATAACCTGAGCGATCCGGGGATCACGCTTGTTGAGCTTTTTGCATGGCTCACTGAAATTGAACTGTACCGCACAAACCTTGTAACCGACAGGCACCGCCTGAAGTATCTCAAGTTGCTAGGGGCAACGCCGAAAGAAGCAAAACCTGCACATGTGGACCTCAGTTTCAGTTCAGCCGAGAAAGCGAAACTGGTAAAGAAGATGCCGGTATCAACTGAGATTGCAGGCAAGAAAATTTATTTTTTTCTGGATGAGAACCTGACAGATGAGGAATTGATTATAGTTCCTGCTGCATTTGCACTTGAGAAACTGATAGTTGACGAACTCACAGGAGGAGTATTCGACCGCACAGGTACAAATCAAGATGGAGACCTTTTTTTTGCTCCTTTCGGTGAGCAGGTTCAGGCTGGATGTACCCTTTATCTGGGTTTCGGGGAAGATCCTGCCAGCCCACCTGAGGCTCTTAGCTTCATGTGTTATCTTTACGAAAAAGACTTAAAAACTCCTGGGAGCCATGGAGATGAGCAAGAATATGAGTTTAAGAATGCGAAGCTGAAGTGGGAGATATGGGATCCGTCAGGGGAAAAACCGTGGAAAGAAGTAAACCCTATGGACAATACTGCGGGGTTCAAAAAGAGTGGAAGAATTATTTTTAGTGGACTCGAAGGCTGGACAGCAACTCATAAGATTTCTGTCATGAGTTTTGAAAAATCCTATTTCTGGCTCCGCTGCAGAGTGGAAGAAACAAATTACGAATATCCGCCAAGGATCGAAAAGATCAGGCTGAATACAATCCCGGCAACTCATGACCTGAATGCAGCAAGTAAGAATGAAAAAGAAGATGCAGAAGAAGGAAATCTGAAAGCTGGTCATAGCTGGGAGATAGAGGGGTTTAAGCACCTGGAAATTATAAACTATATGCCTTCGGCTGGTGATAGAAACGCGAAGTCCATTAAAGAGGCATTTGAGGATTTTCTCAGAGATTTTAAGGTACCTTATACCGCAGTCACGACCTCAGATTACGAGTATATAACCCTTAATACCCCAGGCCTTAGAGTAGCAAAAGCAATGGCAGTGCCCAACTACCGCCCTTTCTATTCTCAAAAGACAAAATTCAAAAGCACGGAACCAGTAAAATCAGAATACAGCAAAGGTTCTGTGACAGTTGTAGTAATTCCCTATACTCCGCTTGAAATCCTTAAAGTTCCTCCCACTCCCTCTGCAGGTTTTATACAGGCGGTATGCAGGCATCTTGACAGGCACCGCCTGCTAGGGACTAAAATCCATGTAATTTCTCCCTTTTATGTAAAAGTGACAGTGAATGCCACTATTGTTCCACTGGAGGGTTATCTTGATGACAGACTGATCCTGAGGGATGTAATATCTGCACTTAACAGCTACCTCCATCCCGTAAAAGGAGGATCTGAAAGACAGGGCTGGCCTATTGGCAGGGATGTTTACCTTTCTGAGCTTTATGAGCTCATGGAAACGGTTGAGGGGGTAAAATGCATCATCAGGCTTTCGGTCTCTGGAGAACCCGGAACGACTCGAGATGCACAGGGCAACCTCCTTCTGGGCTCGAAGTTTTCGAGTATCTATTCCGGGAAGCACAGCATAGAGATCGCAAGGGAGGCTGAGAGTTGCCTGAAAAGGGGTGGTTTGAATTCAGGAAATTAAATGTGAGTGGATCAATATAGAGACACTTCCGGAAGAGTTCGTAGGATATACCGAGAATCTCGACCTCGGACAGGGAGGCTTGAGACTTTCCAGCTCTTACTCTTACTTATTCGAGGAGGTATTATTCGAAAATTCGAATTTTAGTATTGAGGATATTGCAGTCGATGAATGTGGTTTCGTTTATCTTCTAGGTACAGAGAATCTTGTGGGTACAGAGAAAAGCCTGATATTCAGGTATTCAGGAAATGTAGCTGCTCTAAAGCCAATAGGGAACTGTCCTGAAATTTTTCCGCTAAAACTGGGAAAAATTTCCGCAATCGGGGTAGATATAGATACTCTGTACATTGCGGATAGTCTCGATGGAAGCAGTTTCCGCCTTAATGCTGTTACAAAAAGTGATCACCATTTGCGCTGGACCCTTTCAAAAGGCCCGGCTGGAAATAACCTGGAAAAAGTCATTGATATAAAGTGCGATGAAAAAGGGAATATCTACATATTTGAAGGGGACAGGGTGCTTTCTATCAATAAGCACAGCCCCTTTTATCCGGGACCCAGAATTTCCTGTGAAATTAGTGAACCTGGAGAGCCAAAAGCCCTGGAAGTAGATAAGGAAGGAAATCGTTATGTCCTTAAAGGAAACAGGGTTTATATCTTCAGGACCGGGGAAACAGAGGATGAAAGGAAAATAGATATAGAAAATTTTTCTCCTTCTGGAATTGCAGTTGATGCCTGGAAAGAAGTCTTCGTAGGAGAAGCAGATAAAACAGGAAACGAAAATCAAAATGACAAGACTATCCATAAGCTGGGATCCGATAACCTTTTCCATCCTCTATGGTCCTACAGGTGCCCCTGTAAGAAGCTCGCATATGGTCCGGAAGGCAAGCTTTATGTTCTTGATGGAAAGGGAAAAAAACTCACCAGGCTCATACGCAAAAAAATAAACTTGAAGAGCCTTGATGGTTCCTTCCGGGGAACATATATCTCAACAAAACCTGTGGACAGCCAGGAAAACGGTACTATATGGCACAGGCTAATACTTAATGGAGATTTTATAAAAGGCACTCAAATAGAATTCTTTTATTATGCATCGGATGAAAAACTTTCAGAGGCTGAGATTAAATCTCTTGATTCAGGCGAGTGGAAGCTAGGTATCTCCGAAACGTCTGCAGTTCAGGGCAATAAAAAAAGGGATGCCCTATTTCTCAATAAGGCAGAGGGAAGGTATCTGTGGTTTAAAATCGTCCTCTTAGGGACAGAAGAACTTTCTCCTGCTGTTAGATCTATCGGGATATTTTTCCCGAGGGCTTCGTATATTGATTACCTGCCTGTGATTTATAGGGAGGAACCACATAGCAAAGACCTTCTCGAACGCTTCCTTTCCATATTTGAGAGTATAATTTTTGAAATCGATTATACCATTGAACACATCGACCGTTTTTTCGACACCTGTGATGCCCCGCCTGAATTCCTTTCCTGGCTTGCTTCCTGGCTTTCGGTTCCTGTGGATAAAGACTGGACTGAAGAGAAAAAAAGGCTTTTTATCAGGCATGCAATCTCATTATACAAAAAAAGAGGCACAAGGGAAGGGCTTTCTGACAGTATTGAGCTTTTCACAGGGATAAAGCCTTTGATTATCGAAAATTTCCGGATCAATCTTCCGTGTAAAGGAGAGGAGTCGTTTCCATGCAGTGACGAGAATACGATCTTTTTCCCGCCTGAAGAAGCTAAAATCAAAATTGAAGGCAAAGAAGAAAAGCTTGTTAACATTCTTTTCGGAACAGAAAGATTCGTTTTTTCTGTTTTTTTGCAAAATCCGAATATTAATACAGCTACTATCAAGCAGGTCCGAAGGATTATTGACGAGCAAAAACCTGCACACACATGTTACAACCTGAAGGTGCTCGAACCTTGGTTTTACCTGGATATGCATACATATCTTGGAATTAACACCGCACTTACGAAACCTGAGTTCATTCTTGGCAAAACAGCTGTAATTGGCAGGAATACTGTCCTGCATGATGAGGAGAAGGCTGGGCAGGTCGAGAGGCATTCAAGGGTGGAGATTGATACTGTACTTTCTTAATATTAATAAAGTGTATTTTTCTGACAGTTGACTGAATATTATACTATTTTGAAATAAAGGGGGTAATGATATGCCAAACGGTACAAATGAAAATGATAAGTGCAAACTGCACAGATTTGAGAAAAACAATTATTTTTACGGCAAATTGATGACAGTCCGGGACTTTGA encodes the following:
- a CDS encoding phage tail protein, translated to MRLSSSYSYLFEEVLFENSNFSIEDIAVDECGFVYLLGTENLVGTEKSLIFRYSGNVAALKPIGNCPEIFPLKLGKISAIGVDIDTLYIADSLDGSSFRLNAVTKSDHHLRWTLSKGPAGNNLEKVIDIKCDEKGNIYIFEGDRVLSINKHSPFYPGPRISCEISEPGEPKALEVDKEGNRYVLKGNRVYIFRTGETEDERKIDIENFSPSGIAVDAWKEVFVGEADKTGNENQNDKTIHKLGSDNLFHPLWSYRCPCKKLAYGPEGKLYVLDGKGKKLTRLIRKKINLKSLDGSFRGTYISTKPVDSQENGTIWHRLILNGDFIKGTQIEFFYYASDEKLSEAEIKSLDSGEWKLGISETSAVQGNKKRDALFLNKAEGRYLWFKIVLLGTEELSPAVRSIGIFFPRASYIDYLPVIYREEPHSKDLLERFLSIFESIIFEIDYTIEHIDRFFDTCDAPPEFLSWLASWLSVPVDKDWTEEKKRLFIRHAISLYKKRGTREGLSDSIELFTGIKPLIIENFRINLPCKGEESFPCSDENTIFFPPEEAKIKIEGKEEKLVNILFGTERFVFSVFLQNPNINTATIKQVRRIIDEQKPAHTCYNLKVLEPWFYLDMHTYLGINTALTKPEFILGKTAVIGRNTVLHDEEKAGQVERHSRVEIDTVLS